ATTAGTGTTGTTAAGGGTATTTGGTTAGTGTATGTCTCCCtagtctgtttgcatggtggaCTTAAAAAAGAAACATTGCGAAACGGAGGCGCATACAATAGATTCTGTACAGCTCGTTGATCTGTTATTTTGCTTTCTCATAAATTTCGTTGCTTGCTAGTTTGTATGCTGTATGAAGCTATGCTCCAGTTTCTAGAAAATTGTATGTCTTTCATATTTTGTGCATGGGAAAAAAggctaccccaacttgcttgggaaaaaaggctttgttgttgttgttgttgttgtcatattttgtgcatattttgaCTGAACTGTTCATACTCTATACCTATAGTGGTGAATGAAGTAGATCCACTGGACAAAATTCTTCCAGATTCACTTGATGAGATAAACTTGGTGACCCGTAGTGAGAATAGCAAATTCAGGTCAAAGGTATGGAAGGATTTTATACCATTCTATGTTGAAGGGAGAGTCCAGGGTGCTGACTGTGTCCATTGCCACAAGCGACTCAGTGCAGATAAAGGTAGAAGTCATTTGAACCGACATACTCAGACTTGTCCAGCAAGAAGTGGAAACAGCATAAATCATCAGAAGGGTGTGTTGTTCCAGTCCAGTGTACCAAGTTTTAAATCTAGGCTTCAAGATGAGCTTTCTCCAGCCTTGACAAATGGTAAGGTTCAGATTGCAGAGTATGCTAGTAAGTTCCTCAAGGGCAGTCCTGGTGATAGAAGCCCAGTGGAACGTCATGTTCTAGCTTTGCCAGCAATGGATGAGATGAATTCCACAGAACACAATACCACATCAGGTCAGACTGCTGCAGGTATACGCAGGAAATTTGACCAAGAAGCATCGTATCAAGAGCTAACTAAATTGATTATTTCACATGGCTATCCCTTGTCAATTGTGGAACATGAAGAAATGAGAAGGTTTGCAAAGAGCCTGAACCCTGCATTTAACATGGCTTCAAGCATTGATATAGAAGAGTATTTAACTCTTTTATTTCAGAAAGAAAAGACTGATCTAAAGGAAAAAATTGCTCTTTTATCTCATCGGGTTTCCTTATCAGCAAGTGTGTGGGCTCCTGATGGAGCTGAGGCCTCAGTGAAGTATCTCTGTTTGGCAGCACATTTTATTGATTCTGAATGGAAACTTAAAAGGAAAATCATCAAATTTGGTGTGTTTTGGTCATCACCTACTAGTTTAGAAAGGATGATACATTTTAAGGAGGCCTGCGTACTGGATTCAGATAGTGGACCATTTAATGTCATACAGGAAGCTATAAGAGATTGGAATCTTGAGCAGAAGCATTTCAGCTTGACCTCTGTCAGTGCAATTAGAGGCGATGAGGGTACCTCAAAGCTGATCGAGTTGCTCATCCAAAGGAAATGCCTTCCTATTAGAGGTGAGCTGTACAATGTTGCTTGTGTGGATGATGCTCTTAACAGCATTGTTTCGAAAGGGCAACCAGTGCTTCATCATGTTGGTAACATACTAGAGAAATTTATTCAGGCACATATGTCCTCGTCGCTGACTCGGCAGCAACTTTTAGAAGTTGTTGCACATATGGGATTGAAGTGCCCACAAGAGGATGCAAAATGGTGGCATAAAATTTACTTCAGGCTTGAAGTTTTTCTGCATTTCAAGAAGGCATTTCCCTCAGAAGAATTGTTATATGCAGAAGATAATAAAACTATGGAATCTGTTTGCAGGATACTGAGGGCTTTTTATCGTGCAGTTGAAGTAATTTCTGGTCCTGTTTGCCCCACAGCAAATATATACTTCAATGAACTATGGAAAGTTAGAACAACTTTGCAAGAAGAAGCATCTGCTGATCACACTGAACTTGCTAACATGGTTTGGGTGATGCAAGAAGCGTTCAATGAGTATTGGCAAAATTCATATGTGTGGCTGTCAATACCCATTGTTCTTGATCCGAGATTCAAAATTACTTTTATTGAGTTCCGTCTAAAGCGAGCTTTTGGTACTGATGCAGAGAAGTATGTATCTGTCGTGCGTGATGCAATAAGAGAGCTGTTCCATGAATATTGTGGTCCTCTAGAAAAGTCAGGGGCTGACACATCAACTCATGAAGCTCGTATTGTTGAATTTGATGGATTTGATAGTGATTCATTGGAAGATTGGGATGAGCATCTTAATGCACAGACAAGGAGGCAACTATTGACAGAACTTGACAACTACCTTGAAGATGGTCTTGTTCCGAGGAAGGATGATTTCGATATTCTAAACTGGTGGATGAATAATTCTACAAAGTACCCAACCCTCTCAATAATGGCTCGTGATGTCCTGGCAGTGCCAGCTTCTGCTGTTAATTGCGAGGCTGCATTGAACGGTGAGGGAGATACGATTCATAAGCAATGGAGCACATTAAATATCAACACAATTGAGGCACTTGTATGTACTCGAGATTGGATTAAATAGGAAGGTAAGATTTTCGCTTTTGTTGTTCTGTTAGTTTCCTTATTTCAGTTTTCTAAGTACCTTTTTATTGGAATTTTGTTTATATTTGGCATGTTAATTCTCGATAAATTTTCATAGCGTACTGTTGGAGCATTCCAATTTACACCCACTTTATTATGTTTTATTAGCAACACAAGTATAGGACCATCACAACATCCATTTTTTTCTTACTAGATAGTACTAGAAAAACATCAGTAAATCAATAGGATCTGCCTTAACTAAAAAAATGTTTTGCTCTAAACTAACAATATTGAAACTGCATCACTAGATAATTACAGAAACATAAACACCAGTACATCAGTAAGATCTGCAGTAGCTTGCAGAAAAATGGTTTGCTCTCAAATCTCATCTAAAAGTACGGATACTAAATTTCTGTTTTGATGAGAATGCACTCTCTGACCTTAGAAAATATACAAGTACCCCTAACAACTTTGTATTTTGAACTTAGCATCATGCCAATAATGCAAATATGAGTAATAGAGGGGAAAAAATAAATTTCTTGTATTGCTGAATAGAAATATTTGACAGTTTATTGACGTGGAACTCTCTCCAGGGGGTAGCGGTTCCTTGTACAGCCCATGTATCATCTACTGCTAACTACCAATAAGCTGATAATCATGCTTCCTTTTTTTGTTATCAGAAGAAATTACAAGCAGTTCATAACCTAGGATGACATCGCAAAAGAGTGCACTGGCCATTGCCCTGCTGTATCGGACATTGGGACATCTTGCAGATACTGGTATACTTGTATATTTGTGTGTAATGCAGAAGCTACAAAACAAGAGCTTCTGACAATCTGGGTGTGTTCACATGTATTACGCATTGCTGGCAGGATTCTGGTACAGATTATTTGTAAAATGCGAATGATGTGCTGCTGTTTTAACCTGGCAACTCATTTGATATTCTGTTCATGTTATCACAGTGTTCTGGTTGTGTTTTTtccttgccaaaaaaaaaatctgaatttGAGGCAGTCATGTTGCTGCATGCCTGCTTCCTCTGCCTACCAATGCTCAGGCTGAGAAGTTTGGATCATGTAAATAATTCCTGTCTTCTGATCATAATCAATGTGGATCGTATAACATTGGATTAATCGTGAATAGAATCAGGTAGAAACTAGAAAATGTGTTGATCCGAACCGTCTAAGCCATTTTTCCTGCGCTGAAGGCCTGGTAACGCATCCCGAGCCCATCTAAGCCCAGATCACAAACTGGGTCGTCGGGCTCCTCTGGACCTCAACCAGTCTGGATAGGATCCATTTCCCACACCACACACGTAATGGCCCACAGACCATAGCCCAACAGAGGTCACTCGCGCCCAGATCAAGAACTGGGTTtctccctcaaaaaaaaaaaagatcaagaACTGGGTCGGGCTCCTAGTCAGCCGACCAGACCACCTCCCCATGACCTAACTCAATCGATCTCCCCACTCCTCTACCCAACACTGACTACAGTCAGCCGACAGGTTCCCACTCCTTCGACTACTTCGAGTGCTGCAGCTACCCCGGCGTCCATTCCCCGATGATTTTCTCTTCGCTTCGAGTTTCCGAGGAGCAGTAATCGGTAAGCGATGCGATTCTTCACAGTGCGCTTGTTTTGATATCCTTTTCTGAAGTTTCAGGAGAACGAGCTCCTCGGCTGATCGAGCATTGCTCGTGTTCAAGAACCGAAATCTTTTTAGTGGTTCGGAATTTCTTTTTGTTCGGAAAGTTTGTGTCTTTTAGTGAGCTGGGAGCTTAGAGAGCTGAAACACCGCGGGGAATGCGAGAGTTTAGCTGCCTTCAGTTGTCTCAACTAGTGGGGTTGCAAGAAACCGAAGCACGCCGAGTTAGCATTATAGGTTTAGTTGGTGACCAAGACTCCAAGAGGTAACGGCATTGATTCCCTGGACCAGCACGGCGGAGGAATTTTGTAGAAAAGCTAGTCTTTTACAAATCCAGGAGGTCTGAACTCTGAAAGGAATTTTCGAAAATTGAATCTTGGGCAAACCTGGGTGGGTGAAAACCCACCAAtttcagaaaagaaaaaggcaagGTTGGATCAGGACTTACCGCAGTCTGCGCTTCACTTAGAAGGTTCTTGTTCGTATGCTCAACGTCTCCGCCTATTGTTTGCTTGTGTAAATTCTGCTCCTTTCTCTTCTTGTTGGGGTTTCTATCTGCATGTGAGGTTGCCTGGTATGTCCAGCTTTCTGTAAAAGGTTGTTCTTGCTCATTTGTTTAGATTGGTGTTTGTACAGTTGGATTGCAGTTAAGCCACGCCTCATCTAGGAAAGTTTATTGTGTCATATTCACGTATTGTTGTCTGCAGTTATGGATCACATGGATGACAAGACAGTGACGATATACAAGCAGGGGTAGCTTCTTATGGTTCCTTcagattcagaaaaaaagaatcAATGGCATGTAAGTGGGACAAGTGCAAGCCTCTTTTTGTAAATGGAGTGATTCAGAGACCGTCATCAGAGGTATGGAAGAATTTTATACCACTATATGCTGATGGGGCTGATGGGAGAACGAAAATCATGGCTGCTGAATGTGTCAATTGCCATGTGCGATTCAATGCACATAGAAAATTAAGTTACTTGAAACGGCATATTCGGACTTGTTCAGCACGAGGTAGAAGTAGAACCCGTATAAATCAAGATGAGCTATCACCTGTGTTGATTAATGTTGAGGTTCAGTTTTCAGAATATGGCAGCAACAGTAAGTTCCTCAAGTGCAGTTCTGGTGATAGAACCCCTATGGACCGATGCGTTTCAGCTTCACCAGCACAAAAAAGAATGGACCCCAAGAAGGACAGGAATACGTCATCAGCTCAGACTCTGCACAGTATGAGCAGAAAATTTGACCAAGAAGCATCTTTTCAAGAGCTTTCTAAAATGATTATTTTGCATGGCCATCCGCTGTCCATTGTCGAGCATGAAGAAATGAGAAGTTTTGCAAAGAGCCTCAATCCAGAATTTAACATGGCTTCAAGCATTGATGTAGAAGAATATTCAGCTATTTTGTTCCAGAAATTAAAGGCTGATCTACATCAAAAGATCACTCAATCCCATCGGGTTTCCTTATCAGCAAGTTTGTGTACTCCTCATGGATCTGAGTCCTCAGTGAAGTATCTCTGCTTGTCAGTGCATTTTGTTGATTCAGACTGGAAACTTCAAAGGAGAATCATcaaatttggtgcgtttcggaCCTCAACCACTAATTTGGATCAGATGATACATTTTAAGGAGGCTCCTGTACTAGATTCTGAAAGCGGGCCATTTGATCTCATATCGGAAGCTATAAGAGATTGGAATCTTGATCAGAAGCTTTTAAGCTTGACATCTGTTGGTGACATTAGAAGCAATGAGCGATTTTCAAAGCTGAAGGACTTTCTTAACCAAAGGAGATGCCTTCCTATTGGAGTTAAACTGTATAATATTGCTTGTGTTGATGATGTGCTCAACAGTATTGTTTCAGAAGAACAACCATTGCTGCATGTTGTTAGTGACATCCTAGAGAAATTTATTCAGGCACATATGTCCTCATCTCCGAGTCAGCAGCAACTGATGGAAGTTATGACAAGTATGACATTGAAATGTCCCCATGAAGATGTGAAACGGTGGCACAAAATTTACTTTGGGCTTGAAGTTCTTGTGCATTTCAAGAAGGCTTTTCCCTCTGAAGAATTGTTATCTGCAAAAGATACTAAAACTGTTGAATCAGTTTGCAACATTTTGAGGGCTTTTTGCCATGCTGTTGAAGTACTTTCTGGTCCTGTTTGTCCCACGGCAAATATTTACTTCAATGAACTATGGATAATTAGGACAACTTTGGAAGAAGAAGCATCTACTGGTCATACTGAACTTGCTAGCATGGTTTGGAAGATGCAAGAAGCATTCGACGAGTATTGGCAGAATTCATATGTATGGTTGTCAGCACCTGCTGTACTTGATCCCAGATTCAAACTTGCTTTTATCGAATTCCGCCTGAAACAAGCTTTTGGCACTGATGCAGCAAAGCATGTATCTATCATACGTGAGCTGTTTCTGGAATACTGCACTGCTGTAGATGAGCCAAGTGCCGTCCATTCAAATTGTGACTCTTGTGATGTTCAGGTGGGTGGATTTTACAAGGATTCATTGAAAGTTTGGGATGATTATGTTAGTGCACAGAGAAGGGGCCAAGTTTTCACAGAACTTAACAACTACCTCGAAGATGGTGTTGTTCCGAGGAAAGATGATTTTGATATTCTCAACTGGTGGATGAGTAATTCTACAAAGTATCCAATCCTCTCGATTATGGCACGTGACATCCTGGCAATCCCTGCTTCTGCTGTTCATTGCGAGGCAGCGTTAAGCAATGAGGGACCTGTGATTCATAAGCAATGGAGCACATTAAATATCAATACGATCGAGGCTCTCGTATGCATCCGAGATTGGATTAAATAGAATGGTAATACCTTCATTTTGGTTGTTTTATTGGTTTCCTTAGTagcttatttcatatttttaagGATGAATATTTTATTGTTACTGGATGAGTGCTTATATTGTGCATCTTAATTCTCAATATGATTTGACAGCACACAATTTGAATGCTATCTCTGACACGTGCATTGTTACATGTTGTTTGTGACTCGTGACAATTGGACTGTCATTGGTCCAAAGCATCCATTCTTTCGTTGTACACAGTTGCAGAAAATAAACAGCAATGTATGAATAGGATATGTATTAACTCTAATGCGCATGCATTTAGTATCTTGTACTTTGATGAGGTATAAGTAATATGCACATAGTTTACTTGCAAGGGAGgtttttgttaccttgatgaaTTTTACCCATGACATGTTTCAGTTGTACATCCATGAGGTAATATGTATTCTTCATGTTAATTGAGGATTTTTGCATTACAACATGGTTGCATCAGGGCTAGACTGCAAATATGAGTAATAAAAAGATGATTTTTTGTTTTGTGCTGTATTGGATTGAAATATTCTGGCTTCATTCAATTTTGGGAGTAATGTTTAGTCAGCACTCTCTGGGGGTGATGTTCTGATATGGGAGGTTGTTGTCAATAATTTTGCAGGCTAATTGTGTTTTGATCAGCCAAAGCTTACAAGCAGTAGTTGCATCCACGGTGCTTCTAAACTAGGAATTCAGGATGCTATATATTGCAAGGACTACATCACCCATTTTGCTTTCTGTATCCGACATCTTGCTGCTGCATGTATGTCTGAATATCTAGATGTGTATGATTAGCCAAGGCACCATGCCAGCGATGGATTGTATGTAAATGCGTGCCTATGCATCTCTAATATTAGGATTTCAGCCTCAGTTGCAGATTGTGTGCACAGTGCCAATGATGCACTGTCCTAACCTGGTAGTAAGTTCTTTGTGAAGGTCATAGAAAGGCATTTGCTGGTCTATCTGTTGATGATGCCTGCTGCCTCATTTGGTCTGCCTATTGTGGTGGATGGGATGGTATTGGTACTTGAAACCGTCATATTGGTGGAACTCCATTCGGCCCACCATTAAAGCAGGTCCACGTCAAGTGCAATCCCAGTCCAAATTGGGAAAAAAAtgtggagagagaggagggaactGATGGAGTTTGGGCTGTTTTTGGAATTTTGTCATCTTGTCTCTTTGCTGCTGTTACCCTTGCTGAAGAGTACTATTGTCATAGGTTAACCATTATACCGGTTAACCATTATGCAAAAATCAAAAACTGAAACCTACAACATACTGATTTAGCCAACTTTTTTCGTTGTACTGGTTATCCATTATTATTTTGTTCTTAAAATTGAGGTATTATGTTAGCCTATATTATATCGGTTTTCAACATTTCGGTTATTTAGGTTCTCTTTCCTTATTTTACTTACTTGTTTTGGTTTCTCAATAAATCAAAACCATATAAACTGATTGCTGAAACATAGTCAAGATGGTGATCAAGAAAGGGGCCTGGTTGAACCAATATGCAGCTAACTGAAGGCGGCCTTGTTGATCCAAGGGACCAAAATGCCACTGCAAAACATTGAGTCATGCTCCAATTTAATTTCTTATTAGTAGCAGTAGAAGAGCATTCTATTAAGATGAAATTAGAGAAGAAACAAAGGAATGTTCTTTCCTGATGAAACAGGATTCATTCTGTGTCCAACAAAAGAC
The Panicum virgatum strain AP13 chromosome 6N, P.virgatum_v5, whole genome shotgun sequence genome window above contains:
- the LOC120679422 gene encoding zinc finger BED domain-containing protein RICESLEEPER 2-like, translating into MACKWDKCKPLFVNGVIQRPSSEVWKNFIPLYADGADGRTKIMAAECVNCHVRFNAHRKLSYLKRHIRTCSARGRSRTRINQDELSPVLINVEVQFSEYGSNSKFLKCSSGDRTPMDRCVSASPAQKRMDPKKDRNTSSAQTLHSMSRKFDQEASFQELSKMIILHGHPLSIVEHEEMRSFAKSLNPEFNMASSIDVEEYSAILFQKLKADLHQKITQSHRVSLSASLCTPHGSESSVKYLCLSVHFVDSDWKLQRRIIKFGAFRTSTTNLDQMIHFKEAPVLDSESGPFDLISEAIRDWNLDQKLLSLTSVGDIRSNERFSKLKDFLNQRRCLPIGVKLYNIACVDDVLNSIVSEEQPLLHVVSDILEKFIQAHMSSSPSQQQLMEVMTSMTLKCPHEDVKRWHKIYFGLEVLVHFKKAFPSEELLSAKDTKTVESVCNILRAFCHAVEVLSGPVCPTANIYFNELWIIRTTLEEEASTGHTELASMVWKMQEAFDEYWQNSYVWLSAPAVLDPRFKLAFIEFRLKQAFGTDAAKHVSIIRELFLEYCTAVDEPSAVHSNCDSCDVQVGGFYKDSLKVWDDYVSAQRRGQVFTELNNYLEDGVVPRKDDFDILNWWMSNSTKYPILSIMARDILAIPASAVHCEAALSNEGPVIHKQWSTLNINTIEALVCIRDWIK
- the LOC120678432 gene encoding zinc finger BED domain-containing protein RICESLEEPER 1-like, with product MDHLDEHDSDETKVGAASDGTGTRLRKKRSKIWDEYRPIVVDGAIQSAECLYCHIHMSCRGADGQSNGTSHLWRHQKICRAKDGFGPSLLQQDANLPYVVNEVDPLDKILPDSLDEINLVTRSENSKFRSKVWKDFIPFYVEGRVQGADCVHCHKRLSADKGRSHLNRHTQTCPARSGNSINHQKGVLFQSSVPSFKSRLQDELSPALTNGKVQIAEYASKFLKGSPGDRSPVERHVLALPAMDEMNSTEHNTTSGQTAAGIRRKFDQEASYQELTKLIISHGYPLSIVEHEEMRRFAKSLNPAFNMASSIDIEEYLTLLFQKEKTDLKEKIALLSHRVSLSASVWAPDGAEASVKYLCLAAHFIDSEWKLKRKIIKFGVFWSSPTSLERMIHFKEACVLDSDSGPFNVIQEAIRDWNLEQKHFSLTSVSAIRGDEGTSKLIELLIQRKCLPIRGELYNVACVDDALNSIVSKGQPVLHHVGNILEKFIQAHMSSSLTRQQLLEVVAHMGLKCPQEDAKWWHKIYFRLEVFLHFKKAFPSEELLYAEDNKTMESVCRILRAFYRAVEVISGPVCPTANIYFNELWKVRTTLQEEASADHTELANMVWVMQEAFNEYWQNSYVWLSIPIVLDPRFKITFIEFRLKRAFGTDAEKYVSVVRDAIRELFHEYCGPLEKSGADTSTHEARIVEFDGFDSDSLEDWDEHLNAQTRRQLLTELDNYLEDGLVPRKDDFDILNWWMNNSTKYPTLSIMARDVLAVPASAVNCEAALNGEGDTIHKQWSTLNINTIEALVCTRDWIK